The proteins below come from a single Streptomyces sp. B3I8 genomic window:
- a CDS encoding dienelactone hydrolase family protein: MDIMLFHSTYGLRPAVHSAADRLRAAGHQVWTPDLFDGRTFDSVEESQAYREELGKEGLLKRAVLAAAPYSERGLVYAGLSLGAATAQTLALGDAKARGLLLLHGTSDLAPNAAVDDLPVQLHVAEPDPFEPDDWLSAWYLQMRRAGADVEVYRYAGAGHLYTDPGLPDYDEEAAEATWRVALGFLGALEPS, translated from the coding sequence ATGGACATCATGCTCTTCCACTCGACGTACGGACTGCGGCCCGCCGTCCACTCCGCCGCCGACCGGCTGCGCGCCGCCGGACACCAGGTCTGGACCCCGGACCTCTTCGACGGCCGTACGTTCGACTCGGTCGAGGAGAGCCAGGCCTACCGGGAGGAGCTCGGCAAGGAGGGGCTGCTGAAGCGGGCGGTGCTGGCCGCCGCCCCGTACTCCGAGCGCGGCCTGGTCTACGCGGGCCTCTCGCTGGGCGCCGCGACCGCCCAGACCCTTGCCCTCGGCGACGCCAAGGCGCGCGGGCTGCTGCTCCTGCACGGCACGTCGGACCTCGCGCCGAACGCCGCGGTGGACGACCTTCCGGTGCAGTTGCACGTGGCCGAGCCCGACCCGTTCGAGCCGGACGACTGGCTGAGCGCCTGGTACCTGCAGATGCGCCGGGCGGGCGCCGACGTCGAGGTGTACAGATACGCGGGCGCCGGCCACCTCTACACCGACCCCGGCCTCCCCGACTACGACGAGGAGGCCGCCGAGGCCACCTGGCGGGTGGCGCTCGGTTTCCTCGGGGCGCTCGAGCCCTCCTGA
- a CDS encoding alkaline phosphatase, translated as MPAPSTSPEETSRLADALAPLRRTVVKAAAATAGLVGPLAAALPARAAPGTTAFLHGVASGDPLPDGILLWTRVTPTPEAMPGSGLGPDVRVGWVVAADRAFTEIVAKGSTTATAARDHTVKADVRGLRPATDYWFRFTAGTAESPVARTRTAPAADAPVGRLRLGVVACANWEAGHFSAYRHLAARGDLDAWLHLGDYIYEFPTGQYAHRGTVVRPHAPAHEIVTLADYRVRHGTYKTDPDLQALHHTAPVVAIWDDHEFADNAWSGGAGNHSEAAEGAWTDRQAAAKQAYFEWMPVRPATEGTTYRRLRFGTLADLSLLDLRSFRSEQAATGSGSVDDPGRTLTGRAQLDWLKAGLTTSDTTWHLVGNSVMIAPFAVGSLSAALLRPLAQLFGKPKEGLALNTDQWDGYTQDRRELLTHLRDHGIRNTVFLTGDIHMAWANDVPYEASTYPRSGSAATEFVVTSITSDNLDDFVKAPEGTVSAMAAPLIRAANKHVRWVDTDRHGYGVLDLDRERAQMDFYVVSDRRDPAASSSWARSYRTRSGTQQVERAHDPV; from the coding sequence ATACCCGCGCCCTCCACCTCCCCCGAGGAGACCTCCCGGCTCGCGGACGCGCTCGCCCCGCTGCGCCGGACGGTCGTCAAGGCGGCCGCCGCGACCGCGGGGCTCGTCGGACCGCTGGCCGCCGCCCTGCCCGCCCGGGCCGCGCCCGGAACCACGGCCTTCCTGCACGGCGTGGCCTCCGGGGACCCCCTTCCCGACGGCATCCTGCTGTGGACCCGGGTGACCCCCACCCCCGAAGCGATGCCCGGCTCCGGGCTGGGCCCGGACGTCCGGGTCGGCTGGGTCGTCGCCGCCGACCGGGCGTTCACCGAGATCGTCGCCAAGGGGTCCACCACCGCGACCGCAGCCCGCGACCACACCGTCAAGGCGGACGTGCGCGGACTGCGGCCGGCCACCGACTACTGGTTCCGCTTCACCGCGGGAACCGCCGAGTCCCCCGTCGCCCGCACCCGCACCGCCCCGGCCGCCGACGCCCCCGTCGGCCGTCTGCGCCTGGGCGTGGTCGCCTGCGCCAACTGGGAGGCCGGGCATTTCTCCGCCTACCGTCATCTTGCCGCCCGCGGCGACCTGGACGCCTGGCTGCATCTCGGCGACTACATCTACGAGTTCCCCACCGGCCAGTACGCCCACCGCGGCACCGTCGTGCGCCCGCACGCCCCGGCGCACGAGATCGTCACGCTCGCCGACTACCGCGTGCGCCACGGCACCTACAAGACCGACCCCGATCTGCAGGCCCTGCACCACACCGCGCCGGTCGTCGCGATCTGGGACGACCACGAGTTCGCCGACAACGCCTGGTCCGGCGGCGCGGGCAACCACAGCGAGGCCGCCGAGGGCGCCTGGACGGACCGCCAGGCCGCCGCGAAACAGGCGTACTTCGAGTGGATGCCGGTCCGGCCCGCGACCGAGGGCACCACCTACCGGCGGCTGCGCTTCGGCACACTGGCCGACCTGTCCCTGCTCGACCTGCGCTCCTTCCGCTCCGAACAGGCGGCCACCGGCAGCGGATCGGTCGACGACCCCGGCCGTACGCTCACCGGGCGCGCCCAGCTCGACTGGCTCAAGGCCGGGCTGACGACGTCCGACACCACCTGGCACCTGGTCGGGAACTCGGTGATGATCGCGCCGTTCGCCGTGGGCTCCCTCTCCGCCGCCCTGTTGCGGCCCCTGGCCCAGCTGTTCGGAAAGCCCAAGGAGGGGCTCGCCCTCAACACCGACCAGTGGGACGGCTACACGCAGGACCGGCGCGAACTCCTCACGCACCTGCGGGACCACGGCATCCGCAACACCGTCTTCCTCACCGGCGACATCCACATGGCCTGGGCCAACGACGTGCCGTACGAGGCCAGTACGTACCCTCGGTCCGGTTCCGCCGCCACCGAGTTCGTGGTCACCTCGATCACCTCCGACAACCTCGACGACTTCGTCAAGGCGCCCGAGGGCACCGTCTCGGCGATGGCCGCCCCACTGATCCGGGCCGCCAACAAGCACGTCCGCTGGGTCGACACCGACCGGCACGGCTACGGGGTGCTCGACCTCGACCGCGAGCGGGCGCAGATGGACTTCTACGTCGTGTCCGACCGCCGGGACCCGGCCGCGTCCTCCTCCTGGGCCCGGTCGTACCGCACCCGCAGCGGCACGCAGCAGGTGGAGCGGGCCCACGATCCGGTGTGA
- a CDS encoding RluA family pseudouridine synthase, with protein MSTLPEIRTLPVPDGLEGERVDAAISRMFGFSRTKAAELASTGKVHVDGSAVGKSERVHGGAWLEVEMPQPAAPVRVVAEPVEGMEIVYDDEDVVVVVKPVGVAAHPSPGWTGTTVIGGLAAAGYRVSTSGAAERQGIVHRLDVGTSGLMVVAKSERAYTSLKRQFKERTVDKRYHTLVQGHPDPTSGTIDAPIGRHPQHDYKWAVTAEGKPSVTHYDLIEAFRAASLLDVKLETGRTHQIRVHMAAHRHPCVGDLTYGADPTLAKRLGLTRQWLHAVRLGFEHPGDGEWVEFSSDYPEDLRQALDKVREETYA; from the coding sequence GTGAGTACCCTTCCCGAGATCCGCACCCTGCCCGTGCCCGACGGCCTGGAGGGCGAGCGCGTAGACGCCGCCATTTCCCGCATGTTCGGCTTCTCCCGTACGAAGGCGGCCGAGCTCGCCTCGACGGGCAAGGTGCATGTCGACGGCTCGGCCGTCGGCAAGTCGGAGCGGGTCCACGGCGGCGCCTGGCTCGAGGTCGAGATGCCGCAGCCCGCCGCGCCGGTGCGGGTCGTCGCCGAGCCGGTCGAGGGCATGGAGATCGTGTACGACGACGAGGACGTGGTCGTCGTCGTCAAGCCGGTCGGCGTCGCCGCGCACCCGAGCCCCGGCTGGACCGGTACGACCGTGATCGGCGGCCTGGCCGCCGCCGGGTACCGCGTCTCCACCTCCGGCGCCGCCGAGCGCCAGGGCATCGTGCACCGCCTGGACGTGGGCACGTCGGGCCTGATGGTGGTGGCCAAGTCCGAGCGGGCGTACACCTCCCTCAAGCGCCAGTTCAAGGAGCGCACGGTCGACAAGCGCTACCACACCCTCGTCCAGGGCCACCCCGACCCGACCAGCGGCACGATCGACGCCCCCATCGGCCGCCACCCGCAGCACGACTACAAGTGGGCGGTCACCGCGGAGGGCAAGCCCTCCGTGACGCACTACGACCTGATCGAGGCGTTCCGCGCCGCCTCCCTGCTCGACGTGAAGCTGGAGACCGGGCGCACCCACCAGATCCGCGTCCACATGGCCGCCCACCGCCACCCCTGCGTCGGCGACCTCACCTACGGCGCCGATCCGACGCTCGCCAAGCGGCTGGGGCTGACCCGTCAGTGGCTGCACGCCGTCCGCCTCGGCTTCGAGCACCCCGGGGACGGTGAGTGGGTGGAGTTCAGCAGCGACTACCCCGAGGACCTGCGGCAGGCCCTGGACAAGGTGCGTGAGGAGACCTACGCATGA
- the lspA gene encoding signal peptidase II, producing the protein MAEAERIIGTPDIPEAAGTGPEEARDRAAARPAPPSADARPAEDATRPVGDVMRTDGSTQAESGSTRAGAPADAEGEPGGAAAAAPRGRRRIAVLFSVAAFAYALDLVSKLVVVARLEHHAPVRLIGDWLQLEAIRNAGAAFSFGEAYTVIFTVIAAAVIVVIARLARKLYSVPWAIALGLLLGGALGNLTDRVFRAPGVFKGAVVDFISPKHFAVFNLADSAIVCGGILIVLLSFRGLDPDGTVHKD; encoded by the coding sequence GTGGCAGAGGCGGAGCGCATCATCGGTACGCCGGACATCCCGGAGGCGGCGGGGACCGGGCCCGAGGAGGCCCGTGACCGGGCCGCCGCGCGTCCCGCCCCGCCGTCCGCCGACGCACGGCCGGCCGAGGACGCCACGCGGCCGGTCGGCGACGTCATGCGGACGGACGGCTCCACACAGGCGGAGAGCGGCTCCACGCGGGCCGGTGCCCCCGCCGACGCCGAGGGCGAGCCCGGCGGGGCCGCTGCCGCGGCACCCCGGGGCCGGCGGCGGATCGCCGTGCTGTTCTCCGTGGCCGCGTTCGCCTACGCCCTCGACCTGGTCAGCAAGCTCGTCGTGGTGGCCCGGCTGGAGCACCACGCCCCCGTGCGCCTCATCGGGGACTGGCTCCAGCTGGAGGCGATCCGCAACGCGGGCGCCGCCTTCAGCTTCGGCGAGGCGTACACCGTGATCTTCACGGTGATCGCGGCCGCCGTGATCGTGGTGATCGCCCGCCTCGCCCGCAAGCTCTACAGCGTGCCCTGGGCGATCGCCCTCGGGCTGCTGCTCGGCGGCGCGCTGGGCAACCTCACCGACCGCGTGTTCCGCGCGCCCGGCGTCTTCAAAGGCGCGGTCGTCGACTTCATCTCCCCCAAGCACTTCGCCGTCTTCAACCTGGCGGACTCGGCGATCGTGTGCGGCGGCATCCTGATCGTGCTGCTGTCGTTCCGCGGCCTCGACCCGGACGGCACCGTCCACAAGGACTGA
- a CDS encoding Na+/H+ antiporter, protein MDQLALLFVLLVGAVVSVPVGDRLKLPSPVLMTLLGLVLALPDFVPNVDIPPDLILPALLPPLLYAAVRRTSWRQFTANKRPIFLLAVALVFVTMIAVAAVAGAVVPGLPVAAAVALGALVAPPDPIAATAVAGQLGLPRRLVSILEGEGLFNDVTAITLYHVAIAAAVSGSFSLPGALLELLLSAVVAITVGAALGWVSNKMMDVLDDATLQIGLTLLVPFASYVLAEELHGSGVLAVLTTALFLAEYGTDPDDVLTRLAGHHFWEVVDTLVTGVAFGLIGLELHHAIGTAAGRWGEMLGWAGAVVGVVILVRLLWLLPATWLTQRLHNRRDQEEDIPTSWRETIVMWWSGMRGVASVALALAVPLEMDDGSPFPDRDEIVFIAFAVIVATLVLQGLTLPWLVRLLGVRADTEREKEFEKELAVRAARAAKKRLVEIEREEDLPEDLFEQMQRRAFDLGVRITPYVVEDERMQAHEKRVRRMKRIRRIQGEMLSAARHEILAARGEPGADPEVVDRVLRHLDVRSLR, encoded by the coding sequence GTGGATCAGCTGGCCCTGTTGTTCGTGCTGTTGGTCGGGGCCGTGGTCAGCGTCCCGGTGGGGGACCGGTTGAAACTGCCCTCGCCGGTGCTGATGACGCTGCTCGGACTCGTGCTGGCGCTGCCCGACTTCGTCCCCAACGTCGACATCCCGCCCGACCTGATCCTGCCCGCCCTGCTGCCGCCGCTGCTGTACGCGGCGGTCCGGCGCACCTCCTGGCGGCAGTTCACGGCCAACAAGCGGCCCATCTTCCTACTGGCCGTGGCCCTGGTGTTCGTCACCATGATCGCGGTCGCCGCGGTGGCGGGCGCCGTCGTCCCGGGGCTGCCGGTCGCCGCCGCCGTCGCGCTCGGCGCGCTGGTCGCGCCGCCCGACCCGATCGCCGCCACCGCCGTCGCCGGACAGCTCGGGCTGCCCCGCCGCCTCGTCTCCATCCTGGAGGGCGAGGGCCTGTTCAACGACGTCACCGCGATCACGCTCTACCACGTGGCCATCGCCGCCGCCGTCAGCGGCTCGTTCTCGCTGCCCGGCGCCCTGCTCGAACTGCTGCTCTCCGCGGTCGTGGCCATCACGGTCGGCGCGGCCCTGGGCTGGGTGTCCAACAAGATGATGGACGTGCTCGACGACGCCACGCTGCAGATCGGACTCACCCTGCTGGTGCCGTTCGCGTCCTACGTCCTGGCCGAGGAGCTGCACGGCTCGGGGGTGCTGGCGGTGCTCACCACCGCGCTGTTCCTCGCGGAGTACGGCACCGACCCGGACGACGTGCTGACCCGGCTCGCCGGGCACCACTTCTGGGAGGTCGTGGACACCCTGGTCACGGGCGTGGCCTTCGGGCTGATCGGTCTGGAGCTGCACCACGCCATCGGGACGGCCGCGGGGCGCTGGGGCGAGATGCTCGGCTGGGCCGGGGCGGTCGTCGGCGTCGTGATCCTCGTCCGCCTGCTGTGGCTGCTGCCGGCCACCTGGCTGACCCAGCGGCTGCACAACAGACGTGACCAGGAGGAGGACATCCCGACCAGCTGGCGGGAGACCATCGTGATGTGGTGGTCGGGGATGAGAGGGGTGGCCTCGGTCGCGCTGGCGCTGGCCGTCCCGCTGGAGATGGACGACGGCTCGCCCTTCCCCGACCGGGACGAGATCGTCTTCATCGCCTTCGCGGTCATCGTGGCCACGCTCGTCCTGCAGGGGCTGACCCTGCCCTGGCTGGTGCGGCTGCTGGGGGTCCGGGCCGACACCGAGCGGGAGAAGGAGTTCGAGAAGGAACTCGCCGTCCGCGCGGCCCGGGCTGCCAAGAAGCGCCTCGTGGAGATCGAACGGGAGGAGGATCTGCCCGAGGATCTGTTCGAGCAGATGCAGCGCCGGGCCTTCGACCTCGGGGTGCGGATCACCCCCTATGTGGTGGAGGACGAGCGGATGCAGGCGCACGAGAAGCGGGTGCGACGGATGAAGCGGATCCGGCGGATCCAGGGCGAGATGCTGAGCGCCGCCCGGCACGAGATCCTCGCGGCCCGCGGCGAACCGGGCGCGGACCCCGAAGTCGTCGACCGCGTCCTGCGCCACCTGGACGTGCGCAGCCTGCGCTGA
- a CDS encoding GNAT family N-acetyltransferase yields MSTPTTGEQPYEVRVAEDPADREACFAVRKEVFVVEQGVPQDIEYDVHDAGAVHVLALRRADGAPLGTGRLLYGEAAAARNGGEPSVGSLGRLAVVEEARGLGVGAALVRRMEAVARERGLTAVDLHAQTHALGFYERLGYEAYGPEFPDAGIPHRAMRRPV; encoded by the coding sequence ATGAGCACGCCGACCACCGGCGAGCAGCCGTACGAGGTGCGCGTCGCCGAGGACCCCGCCGACCGTGAGGCCTGCTTCGCGGTGCGCAAGGAGGTCTTCGTCGTCGAGCAGGGCGTGCCGCAGGACATCGAGTACGACGTCCACGACGCCGGCGCGGTCCACGTACTGGCGTTGCGCCGGGCGGACGGTGCCCCGCTCGGCACCGGCCGGCTGCTGTACGGCGAGGCGGCCGCGGCCAGGAACGGCGGCGAGCCGTCGGTGGGCTCGCTCGGCCGGCTCGCGGTGGTCGAGGAGGCGCGTGGCCTCGGAGTCGGCGCGGCACTCGTGCGCCGCATGGAGGCCGTCGCCCGGGAGCGCGGCCTGACCGCCGTCGATCTTCACGCGCAGACCCACGCGCTGGGTTTTTACGAGCGGCTGGGGTACGAGGCGTACGGGCCGGAGTTCCCGGACGCCGGAATACCCCACCGGGCGATGCGGCGCCCCGTCTGA
- a CDS encoding thioredoxin domain-containing protein, protein MSKRNSPAAKSAARERLRQERERQAKRDKTKRQVIVAGSIVAVLAIAGGISYAVVQANKPDGWEAVRDQKLVQPAHTTGKNGTTVVVGKDSAKKTLTMYEDPRCPVCAQFEQSVGSTVHKDVDSGKYKIQYVGATFIDNNIPGEGSKNALSALGAALNVSPEAFLDYKSALYSTKYHPEETEDKFAKDDYLIKVADTVKELKGNKTFQNAVKKGTYDKWALVMSDKFDADGKKYGFQGTPTLMMDGKIVTGGDGKNAPMTTADYNTALGKALAS, encoded by the coding sequence ATGAGCAAGCGAAACAGCCCGGCGGCGAAGTCGGCGGCCCGCGAGCGGCTGCGCCAGGAGCGCGAGCGCCAGGCCAAGCGCGACAAGACCAAGCGGCAGGTCATCGTGGCCGGCTCCATCGTCGCGGTCCTCGCGATAGCCGGCGGCATCAGTTACGCGGTCGTGCAGGCCAACAAGCCAGACGGCTGGGAGGCGGTCCGGGACCAGAAGCTCGTCCAGCCCGCCCACACCACCGGCAAGAACGGCACGACCGTCGTCGTCGGCAAGGACAGCGCGAAGAAGACCCTCACCATGTACGAGGACCCGCGCTGCCCCGTCTGCGCCCAGTTCGAACAGTCCGTCGGCTCGACGGTCCACAAGGACGTCGACAGCGGCAAGTACAAGATCCAGTACGTCGGTGCCACGTTCATCGACAACAACATCCCGGGAGAGGGCTCCAAGAACGCCCTCAGCGCGCTGGGCGCCGCGCTGAACGTCAGTCCCGAGGCCTTCCTCGACTACAAGAGCGCGCTCTACTCGACCAAGTACCACCCCGAGGAGACCGAGGACAAGTTCGCGAAGGACGACTACCTGATCAAGGTCGCGGACACGGTGAAGGAGCTGAAGGGCAACAAGACCTTCCAGAACGCCGTGAAGAAGGGCACCTACGACAAGTGGGCCCTGGTCATGAGCGACAAGTTCGACGCCGACGGCAAGAAGTACGGCTTCCAGGGCACCCCGACGCTGATGATGGACGGCAAGATCGTCACCGGCGGCGACGGCAAGAACGCCCCGATGACGACGGCGGACTACAACACCGCGCTCGGCAAGGCGCTCGCGTCCTGA
- a CDS encoding mechanosensitive ion channel family protein: protein MENVLRPLIVVGGAVVLTLFLGWACDRLLRQADQRHHETPLWGLLRRGRIPYQLVLCSAVLRGSYDEAKLLEHHHVGIGRTLTLVLIGSAAWLVIRIAAAVVETSYSRYARAHRDPARVRRVRTQVTLIMRVVSAVVGVVAVAAMLLTFPAMRAAGASILASAGIVGIVAGVAAQSTLSNMFAGLQIAFGDMVRIGDTVVVDGEWGTVDEITLTFLTVRTWDERRITMPVSYFTSKPFENWSRGGVQMTGTVYFHVDHSAPVEAMRERLRDILRHCPAWDGRAYGLVVTDTTPNTMEVRALVTAKDADDIWTVRVTVREEMIRWLSEHHPYALPRVNTAEAVRPPHHLDGRFSVPGARPAPSDEAKRGRSGGTRSRQPDGAGWVTSDRSPDKN from the coding sequence ATGGAGAACGTACTCCGCCCACTGATCGTCGTCGGCGGCGCGGTCGTGCTCACCCTGTTCCTCGGGTGGGCCTGCGACCGTCTGCTGCGCCAGGCCGACCAGCGGCACCACGAGACCCCGCTGTGGGGTCTGCTGCGCCGCGGCCGCATCCCCTACCAGCTCGTGCTGTGCTCGGCCGTGCTGAGAGGCTCCTACGACGAGGCGAAGCTCCTCGAACACCATCACGTGGGCATCGGCCGGACCCTGACCCTGGTGCTGATCGGCTCCGCCGCCTGGCTGGTGATCCGGATCGCGGCGGCGGTCGTCGAGACGTCGTACAGCCGGTACGCCCGCGCCCACCGCGACCCGGCGCGGGTACGCCGGGTGCGGACCCAGGTCACGCTGATCATGCGGGTCGTCTCGGCGGTCGTCGGGGTGGTCGCGGTCGCCGCGATGCTCCTGACGTTCCCCGCGATGCGGGCGGCCGGCGCCTCGATCCTGGCCTCCGCGGGCATTGTCGGCATCGTCGCCGGTGTCGCCGCGCAGTCCACCCTCAGCAACATGTTCGCCGGGCTGCAGATCGCCTTCGGCGACATGGTGCGCATCGGCGACACCGTGGTGGTGGACGGCGAGTGGGGCACCGTCGACGAGATCACGCTGACGTTCCTGACGGTGCGGACCTGGGACGAGCGCCGGATCACCATGCCGGTGTCGTACTTCACCTCCAAGCCGTTCGAGAACTGGTCGCGCGGTGGCGTGCAGATGACCGGCACGGTCTACTTCCACGTCGACCACAGCGCGCCCGTGGAGGCGATGCGCGAGCGGCTGCGGGACATCCTGCGGCACTGCCCGGCGTGGGACGGGCGCGCCTACGGCCTGGTGGTCACCGACACCACGCCCAACACCATGGAGGTGCGGGCGCTGGTGACGGCCAAGGACGCGGACGACATCTGGACGGTACGGGTCACCGTCCGCGAGGAGATGATCCGCTGGCTGAGCGAGCACCATCCGTACGCGCTGCCGCGGGTCAACACGGCGGAGGCGGTGCGGCCGCCGCACCATCTCGACGGCCGCTTCTCCGTGCCCGGCGCCCGGCCCGCCCCCTCGGACGAGGCGAAGCGCGGGCGCTCCGGCGGCACCAGGTCCAGGCAGCCGGACGGGGCGGGCTGGGTCACGTCCGACCGGTCCCCCGACAAGAACTGA
- a CDS encoding TraR/DksA family transcriptional regulator, producing the protein MVAKKTPGTATAAKDPTAVPKARLAAAEPGELAVRPGEDPWTPDEVAEARVELQSELMRLRTELDSSGRALAGLMRDSGDGAGDDQADTGTKNITREHELALAANAREMLEQTERALDRLDAGTYGLCENCGDPIGKARMQAFPRATLCVECKQKQERRF; encoded by the coding sequence GTGGTTGCTAAGAAGACTCCTGGCACGGCCACGGCGGCGAAGGACCCCACCGCCGTGCCCAAGGCGCGGCTCGCCGCGGCGGAACCCGGTGAACTCGCGGTACGCCCGGGCGAGGACCCCTGGACACCCGACGAGGTCGCGGAGGCCCGGGTCGAACTGCAGTCCGAGCTGATGCGGCTGCGCACCGAACTCGACTCCTCCGGACGGGCGCTCGCCGGCCTGATGCGCGACTCGGGGGACGGCGCCGGCGACGACCAGGCCGACACCGGCACCAAGAACATCACGCGCGAGCACGAGCTGGCCCTCGCCGCCAACGCGCGCGAGATGCTGGAACAGACCGAGCGCGCCCTCGACCGCCTCGACGCGGGCACCTACGGCCTCTGCGAGAACTGCGGCGACCCCATCGGGAAGGCCCGCATGCAGGCCTTCCCGCGGGCCACACTGTGCGTGGAGTGCAAACAGAAGCAGGAACGCCGTTTCTGA